The following are encoded together in the Stegostoma tigrinum isolate sSteTig4 chromosome 42, sSteTig4.hap1, whole genome shotgun sequence genome:
- the LOC125449235 gene encoding zinc finger protein 239-like — MRMLSSKRRSFVISAAGKEAVMRAERWSRSNLERHKDTRITKKPWKCGDCGKGFSSPSQLEAHRRSHTGERPFTCSDCGKGFTLSSSLQLHLRVHTDERPFKCSVCGNCFKISPDLIKHQLVHTDERPFACSHCEKRFRQSSHLIQHQRVHTGERPYTCSACGKGFTSSSNLVTHQRVHTGERIFTCSVCGKGFSQSSNLLRHQRVHTGERPFNCTKCGKRFARSAHLLTHQRVHK, encoded by the exons ATGCGAATGCTATCCAGCAAGAGACGTTCCTTTGTCATCTCTGCAGCCGGTAAAGAGGCGGTAATGCGGGCTGAGCGATGGAGCCG GTCCAACCTGGAGAGACACAAGGACACCCGAATCACaaagaaaccatggaaatgtggggactgtgggaaaggattcagtTCCCCATCCCAGCTGGAAGCTCATCGACGGAGTCACACGggtgagagaccattcacctgctctgactgtgggaagggattcactctaTCATCCAGCCTTCAATTACACCTCCgggttcacactgatgagaggccttttaaatgctcTGTCTGTGGGAATTGCTTTAAAATCTCACCAGACTTAATTaaacaccagcttgttcacactGATGAGCGACCATTTGCTTGCTCTCACTGTGAGAAGAGATTCAGACAATCATCTCATCTAATtcaacaccagcgagttcacactggggagaggccatatACCTGCTCTgcgtgtggaaagggattcacttcTTCATCCAACCTGGTGACACACCAACGGGTTCATACAGGGGAGAGAATTTTCACTTGCTCTGTGTGTGGAAAGGGGTTTTCTCAGTCATCCAACCTACTGAGACACCAGCGtgtacacactggggagaggccattcaactGCACCAAGTGTGGGAAGAGATTCGCTCGATCGGCTCACTTGctgacacaccagcgagttcacaagTGA
- the LOC125449222 gene encoding zinc finger protein 436-like isoform X1: MEKLYTCSVCGRGFIRSLNLSKHKCSVTGDKAWECEHCGKGFNYLSELNIHRRSHTGERPFSCSNCGKGFSKSSHLLRHQRAHSGERPFTCSVCDKSFTNSSNLLSHHLIHSEERPFKCSYCEKDYKRKNDLLTHKRSHTGEKPFTCCICGKSFMRSFDLLTHQLIHTDQRPFKCPDCQKSFKTRNDLLMHQQNHTRERPFTCSFCGKGFTWMSNLLNHQRSHTGEKPFICSVCGMGFTQSSTLLTHQRVHTGDRPFTCSTCGKRFTRSSTLLRHQRVHK; the protein is encoded by the coding sequence ATGGAGAAACTATACACATGTTCTGTGTGTGGACGAGGTTTCATCCGATCATTAAACTTGTCAAAGCACAAGTGCAGCGTCACTGGGGACAAAGCATGGGAATGTGAGcactgtggaaagggattcaatTATTTGTCTGAGCTGAATATTCATCGCCGCAGTCACACCGGAGAAAGACCATTCAGCTGCTCCAATTGTGGTAAAGGATTCTCCAAATCATCCCACCTTCTAAGACACCAGCGAGCTCATAGTGGTGAGAGACCATTCACATGCTCAGTGTGTGATAAGAGCTTCACTAACTCATCCAATCTCTTGTCACACCACCTTATTCATAGTgaggagagaccttttaaatgttcttatTGTGAAAAGGATTATAAAAGGAAAAATGATCTGTTGACCCATAAAcgcagtcacactggagagaagccgTTCACCTGCTGTATCTGTGGGAAGAGTTTCATGCGATCATTTGACCTTCTGACACACCAACTCATTCATACTGATCAGAGGCCATTTAAATGTCCTGACTGTCAGAAAAGCTTCAAAACTCGAAATGATCTGTTGATGCACCAGCAAAACCATACCAGGGAGAGACCTTTCACCTGCTCTTTCTGTGGGAAAGGGTTCACTTGGATGTCTAACCTACTTAATCACCAGCGGAGtcacacaggggagaagccattcatctgctctgtgtgtggaatgggattcactcagtcatccacaCTGCTGACACACCAGAGAGTTCACACAGGGGatagaccattcacctgctccacatgtgggaagagattcactcGTTCGTCCACCCTGCTAAGACACCAACGAGTTCACAAGTGA